The following is a genomic window from Episyrphus balteatus chromosome 1, idEpiBalt1.1, whole genome shotgun sequence.
TCTTTTATCCACTTGAGTTAAGCAAGTAGCGAAAAAAGTTTAAccatttgattaatttttatctGATCTTAGGAAACCCTGAAATAAATGCTTGAACGTTCCCTCACAAAATTCTTCTCAGACTTGAAAACAATTTCCCTTAATACCCTAATATCAAAGTAGATGTAAAAGAAAGAAACTTTCACTTGCTACCCGACCATTTTTGGGCaaattaattttgtactttcggttaaaaaaaaaaaattactcatacgccatacacaattttgttttaaattgcaaaatatTGACAATGTTACTACGTTCTTTTAAAATTCAGCAAAACCTGAAGTTGTTTAGGGAATCAATTCATAGaagtaaaagaagaaaaacaaaagaattaactTCCTGTAACTCAGATTAACTTTTTACTAAAGAGCCCCGCACATTACAGATTAAGTATcggcatttcaaaaaaaaaaaaaaaaataaataaaaatctgtaGGCATGCTCTTTAAGTGGCAAATGGTTTGCGTTGTCTTGGTTTGCATTTAACCAGTTTAAAAAGTCTAAGTTTCTCAACTTTATACTTACAGGACCTGCCTAAATGGGACATTTGATTAAAActattgctttaatttttttttttaggccgAAGATGCGGTTTGTTTCGCTGATTTTTGCGACATCATGCGTTGCGAAGTTTTTCAATCAGAAGAAGCCAGTCTTACAGGCGGAGACACTCATATTGTAACTGACATTGAAGTTTGGGGTAATTCTTTAGGACAAAGTTCGGCATTAGCAAAAGCTAATGCTGCTTACCTAAGTTTAATTCCACTTAGGTAATTAATCAATTACTtcttaaataaacatttatactaattttttaaaaatactttttagatCTTCTGCACTTGGAGCAACAAGAGCTTCAAAAGTCCAAAACCGCCAACTATGTCCGGATAAAAGTagccaaaataaatttaaagataTAAGTAAGGAGCCTGTTAAAGGTAAAAAAGATTatcttattatattttttttaattaagttttatttgtaaaattaaattattattttagaacCAATCTCTGAGGAAAATACAGATGATTCGAAAAAATCGTCATCTTCATCGTCGTCCGCCAATCATTCATCAATGAAAATTGATCCTTTAGTACAATCGAATGCATCCGAAGAGACCAACAATAAGACAACTAATGGAAGTACGGTTAACATTCAAAAAGTTCGAGCCAATTGCCGCACCGAAGACCTAAGCAAGCTAAAGTCAAAGTGTGAATACCTGTTAAGGAGTTGCATAGCCGGTCTGTTATTACAAATGACTGATCATGCTTTCAAAGAAATGGAAGGTTTGTTAATTTGATAAATCACATTTAAATTTgcttataaaaaacaaaacaaaaaaaatacccacaAATGGaacttaaatcttttaaatggcATAAACGTAGTTTCAGGCGGTAAGACCAATTTGTCTTTATAATGTCACAGTCTCTATAAATTACTTCCCGATTAATCGATTcttgcttattttatttttcgcttTAAGAACTAAAAGACACCCCTTAAATTGTAccagttcaaaagaaaaataagataGGAACAAGAGATAAACGCAGTAACTTTTAAAAACACTCAGTACAAACTATGTTGATATTTAAaaggacgttttttttttagaaaggatTGCACTTGTTTGATAATAGTCGCTTGTGAAAATGGAAATCAAAACCAAATATAGTTCTGAAGGGGATACCGACATAATACCCAAGTTCAAAATTCCCAAAACTTAAATCCCTACATTGTGGGAAGTAAAGTAATGAGCAAAAAAGTAATGTGCAAAAAACCACCAACAAATTGCCATTCAGCcattttttgtgatatttttcaCTTTACTCAAAACCTGGATCTGATGGGGCCAACGGACCTCGGATTCCGATTCAGCGCATTGAAACGTTTATCCCGAATTTCTTCCAATAAATTATTCCCAAAACCCGAATCCTTAAGCACAAACTcacaaaaatttggatttttgggATATATGTAAGACTTGGggattttgtttttgcaaaaatttgttttgagaattttagagtCAGAGATTATAGATTTGGGGATTTTGGGTCAAGGTTACCCAACCAAATAGCATTAATTCCGGGAGACATATCGTAACTCCAAAAAAGAATCTAATTCAGATGAAACCCCAAAcaaattttagttgaaaaaaaaatctctaggGGAAAGGGGgcaatggacaaaatctcccaAGAAGAAATGTGTTTCTCCCACAATATCCAAAAATCATAATTGGATTACCTCATTGAACTATTTTACTTAATAAAtgattcatatatttttttacttgacaAATTTAACATTCAGGTTCGGTCAAAAACAGGCGGTttaaaacaaactatttttttgacaGGTACGGCTACAATTTTCACTCTTATTATGATTTAAGAAGGTTAAATTAAAATGATGCTATACACAACTAGCGCAACATCATTTTGGGATTTTGTgttgaggatttttttttttttttaactttttttttgacgatTTTGGCTTcccatcattttgtttttttttttttgagattttctattTGGGATTATCGGTTTTGGCCGTTCATCACTAACCTATTAACTCCTTAACAAGTTACACAAATTATGATCAGTAACTGTTTTCGCcccaaaattattcaaatatgtacataataaACAGATTTTCTCGTTAAAAATCATAAAGTGGTACTTTTTTGTTCAGAACACTCATTAGTCATTAAACAAAGTTAAGGCTCCATTTGGCTAGTTAAGTTGCTACGCCCTTTACTTAAATTACTAAGGATAGTTCTTTTACATTAACAAACCAAAggcgtttatttaattttttttaaatcaaaaacataTTGTATAAAAAGAACAATTTTCAGCTAGGTTTATCTACCTTGATTTCTCTAAATTACCCTCTAGAGCAGTGTTTCGTTAATTTTGACTGTTACGTGAGGCATGCGTCTAGTTGACCTTAAAATTCAAATCAGTATTATGCTAGTGCTATCATTAGGGATTTGGCTAATCGTTTTTGGAAAGAGTCAAATTCGTCAGTGCCGTCACTTTATACAAAAATGGAGAAAAAGGTTTTTCTGGTACAacagttttgatttttggaaaaGTTGCGTATTCTAATTTTTGGGAATCCCGTGTCGTTttgaacataattttttttaaaggttttgataGGTCTTTGTATAGGCTAAgtgttttccaaaatattagctgtgtttttttggcactGATACCCGTATCCACAGTTGGCAtttacatgcattacaaaaacaatacgCAGCTGCCGGTAGGAATAGAAGCGTAACTAAGTTGCGGATAGAGTTTTGACGGAGTGTATAAGTTTACGTTTTCTTTTCTCTGGGTGCGTGcttataaatttttcttcagtgttgatatttgggaaatcctactgcggatagctttgACAAAAACACGCCTATTGCTTACTTAATTAAatatagtaatttttttaagtcagtGACGACTATTATcctacaaaaaatgtattctcaAGAATACAGCACTTTTTCGACATCGAGGGTGACCTTCATTCACCCTTTCGAATTAAAGTAgcacaaaattagtttttatcaaataactTGATAGCTATGTACCAATCGATTTTAGGAAAATGCGATCGAAAATTTctgaatttaaagaaattttgcatATTGCCTGATCTCAGGGACCTCCTATGAATTTCAAGTTAGATTTGACAAAGTTTTAACAAATGATTCCGTTTTCCAAAGAAACGGATTTATGAATTGATTTATAAATGCATCggattagttttattttaaaatataaaattactttCTTTCAGAGGAAATGAATAAAGCTGTTTGCTGGTATTTGTCCTGTGATCGGTATTGGGAGGATGGACCACTCGAACCAAGAGCATTCCCCTGGGGTCTTATTCTCATACTTGTAATGGTACTCTCGTTgggtatttgtttttgttactaCATAATTTGGATACTTTTTGAGtacgttcttttttttatgatctTTACAACATAGAAATCCTTAAAAACCATATTAacctatattttatttaacagtTCTGAAGAGATGACAATCAGCAACAATGTGCATCGCTATGACTACCATCATTATGCACCTCAACACCATAGCAGTCCGCGTTATATTGCCGGTCCTCCGCCCGCTGTTTCGCACCATTTGCAACATCATCCGCAACAGGAGATATATGAGCGTCGCGAAGTTACAACACGACTTCCATCAACAGCCGTTACAATGGTTGACTGTGATACAACAATTGGCGGAAAATATTCCTCAGATTTGTCGACGACAATGCGACCACCATCGTCGACAGATATTCAAAATGATTTAGCTCATAACGAGCATTACATCTACGTAACTTATCCGCCAGATTTGAAGAAgagattatttgaaaaatacgAATGAAACGCATGTAGAAGAGACGACATCTTagaacaaaatagtttttttgaaaaagtaactttaaaatttagtaatttttttcgtaataataaattaatatcaaaaagaaataattaagaagttgtttgatgtttttttttttcttcttcttgttatCAATCATATCAGAACCTTTATCAGAATCATTGCTTTCTAAAAAAACAAGTTGTTGAGTTTTCATCCGATGACACACTGGTGACACTTGTTTTAAATCacttgcatttaaaaaaaaaatgataatactCTGTTTTAATCATAAGATGGCTTCTATTCAGATTCTAATTCTAATCTAAAAACGTTTCTACAGTAAGTGTTAAGCTCCAAAGTTGATACCAtggatgatttaagaaaacgcttacagTTCCGGTAGAATAGTTGTTCACATACGTAAAACTTCCCGCATAATAATCGATAGCTCTTTTCTCACTTAACACAGCGAACAAGAAActagtttagcggaaaatttaaattacgtCGGGTCGAACTCGCAGTAGCTATTGAATTTCTAAGCGAACACAAATACACGTGAAGCTCAAAATAGGACTGAAAGTAAATTAATTCTCAGGAAAGCAAAAAAGCCATCACAAGTTATCCGAAAAAccctattaaacaaaaaattcatcacaagttttccgaaaaaaaacccATAAATTGTATCATACTTGGGCAAACCTGCACCATTCCTATAAGGGATGTCAACTTTGTAGGAAGATCCTTACTgtagaacaaatttttttcctagaatatacccaagaatcaccccttaattttttaaaatctacttaaataaaatttaatttattatctactaaacaatttattaagaaaaaaacttttaaaaaatattattatttttcatgaatattattcattgatccgtttagaaaaattgatttaacaaaaaaataattttttggatttttttccgaattgaatttatgaatacttagagcccccgcacactacaaactttctatcggccgatagtttagtcggtctcttaaatcagtatgaaaatgtatgaaagtgcgCTAACTACAACaattaagtatcggccgatcaaaaagtttgtttgatcgaaaaaatagattgttttgctacacaattgccttcaaactaaaatatttcttacccAGCCGACTATTTAGTCGCCTTTCTGTGCAtacactaggagcccaacccgactaaactatcggccgatagaaagtctgtagttTGCGGGGGCTCTTAAacgtttttgttcaaatatttttgttaaaatcggtAAAGTGGTTTATGAGAATGTCAGAAATCACTTCCTGCCATAGGTAACGtcaaaattcaacaaaacaaaattgtttgtttcaaaCGTATGACCTTATTTGCTACAATACAAGTATTTTGTACCCACTTTAAAAAAGGAAGAGGTTCTTAATTCGATTGTATTTAAACTTGTTTGTTACCTGAGAAGTTCCCACTGTGTGAACCGAattgatgatgatttttttttttttttaaattgaaatgggaTCATGGGCAGCACCAGCCCATGATCCCATTTCAATTTGGTCTAGTTTTTACTATAAAATACATTTGGAaaaagcttctttttttttttaatttgtatacaaaaccgttagagtcgtttttgagaaaaacttttccattttggtcataTATGCTTACCGGTAAtattggtcctaaaaaaaatttcttctgcATTAGCAAATTCCGGTCTGAAAAGTATTGATTTTCGTTTCCTGTTTATCGTTCGTATTCAGTTTGAACTTTGTCGAGAGTATTACAGCCGATTGGGGTAAATGAGTTACAAATTAACCAATGTGCATAAATGAGCTCAAAACAtagcaatttgtttttaaatcgaTGTATGGCGTATGATGCAGACGTAAAATCACctagtttcaaaaaaatatgatgcCTTTCTCCCGAAAACATTTCTCGGTATCTTTCCATTCAGAATAAGGCTAAATATATCAATGGTATGTTGctttttgggtgttttcataaacgtctgcctaacttaggcctgcgttagtcgtgttcataaagtcagatctgcgatcggactaacttagtccaactgcagttctgctgttcataaacgtcagtatgtcgtcaacatcgggcagattgcgcagccaaaattttattgctgcaaaactcaagaagaaatttatttgactctcgattcgattt
Proteins encoded in this region:
- the LOC129905813 gene encoding uncharacterized protein LOC129905813: MSPKFINFEITLIYILLLIPWPHSNVIKLLCSKDNSRLVRKIIRSKWTPILDKYQVKLPLECPLHPFRDVFGPRQDAKKRDRPTQWTCRLCGKSFYQERYVDIHFETRHRSVLNEAEDAVCFADFCDIMRCEVFQSEEASLTGGDTHIVTDIEVWGNSLGQSSALAKANAAYLSLIPLRSSALGATRASKVQNRQLCPDKSSQNKFKDISKEPVKEPISEENTDDSKKSSSSSSSANHSSMKIDPLVQSNASEETNNKTTNGSTVNIQKVRANCRTEDLSKLKSKCEYLLRSCIAGLLLQMTDHAFKEMEEEMNKAVCWYLSCDRYWEDGPLEPRAFPWGLILILVMVLSLGICFCYYIIWILFDSEEMTISNNVHRYDYHHYAPQHHSSPRYIAGPPPAVSHHLQHHPQQEIYERREVTTRLPSTAVTMVDCDTTIGGKYSSDLSTTMRPPSSTDIQNDLAHNEHYIYVTYPPDLKKRLFEKYE